The genomic region CTTCTTTCATCCAGCTGACTCGATAATTAGCACAAAGCGTTGGTGCCCCTACGGGCAGGGCAATCCAGCGTTTCGTCTTCTGGTTGACCCCATACTGGAAACACACCGGCTCCCACCCCCCATACTTCTTGTCAAGGTAAGTGGCCATGTCGGTCACATCTACCAATTTATCCGGATAGAGATGGGGATCGTCATGCCAACCCAGGACGATATCGTGCCCAGCACCCACTGAAGCGGACATGGCCGCCTTGGTTCGAACATCCTCCCAGGAGATGTATTCGGTAATGACTTTGTTGCCGGTCATTTCCTCCCACTTTTTGGTGTTCTTATCCCAGAGTTCCTGGTCGCTCTTGACAAAGACGGACCAACGCAGTACCCGGAGGACAGCTCCTTTTTCGGGCTTGAACTCGAGGGTAGCCGGTGCAGCTGCTTTGGCTTTCTGGGCCAGGGCATCCAAGGGCATCCCGGCAAGGCCCACCGCCGCGGCCCCAGCCAGGCCGGTCTTAATAAAATCCCGGCGGCTGAGCCCTTCATCTTGGCCTTGTAAAAGCTTTTTGTCTTCCATACCCTTTCACCTCCATTTTTTAATCTATTGGAGAACCCCCCAATAGTGAAACGCAGATTGGAAAAAGATATGTCCCT from Deltaproteobacteria bacterium harbors:
- a CDS encoding extracellular solute-binding protein encodes the protein MEDKKLLQGQDEGLSRRDFIKTGLAGAAAVGLAGMPLDALAQKAKAAAPATLEFKPEKGAVLRVLRWSVFVKSDQELWDKNTKKWEEMTGNKVITEYISWEDVRTKAAMSASVGAGHDIVLGWHDDPHLYPDKLVDVTDMATYLDKKYGGWEPVCFQYGVNQKTKRWIALPVGAPTLCANYRVSWMKEAGFDKFPDKIPEFLKLCKALKAKGHPTGFALGHAVGDGNNNWHWWLWSFGGKVVENDGVT